A genomic region of Polyangiaceae bacterium contains the following coding sequences:
- a CDS encoding M13 family metallopeptidase: MVFVGNVAACQPGSAAPVETAKAAHTRLVDESTLPKLPRFEVSDIDASKPICQDLDAHVNGKWLSQNPVPADKTTWGSFEMLDERSLAVQKQIVEAAAKAGAASGTVQQKIGDLFAAGMNEAKLQEDGLSPVKPLLGEIDGLKDPAGISSYLRSRFAKGQQFVFGFGPAEDFKDAKNVIGYAMQAGLSLPEKAYYSEEKYQDKRDAFLSHVERMLVLGGVDAAAAKTQAKAVLVFETRLAAASMSPVEMRDPANLYNFVTLDQADKATPNFSWTKLFEAQRLSGVKGFSLSQPKFFAEFDKMLVDVPAADWQAYLRYHVLVEAAPYLNDAVADERFAFYGKVMRGQEQQKPRWKRVLDTINGTMGEALGQIYVEQVFPEESKTQMLALVNNLREALKVRLEKLDWMSAETKAKALEKWSTFTPKIGYPDKWRDYSGLTIRRDDSYLTSVLEAAAFENAFQMSKIGKPADPKEWAMAPQVVNAYYNPLKNEIVFPAAILQPPFFDPKADPALNYGGIGAVIGHEMLHGYDDMGSQFDAQGNNKNWWTEADMKNFKARTGKLVAQFDEYVAIDDLHVKGELTLGENIADLGGLTVAFDALNRALTNVRVAQIDGYSQEQRFFLNWATVWRRNYRPEELRVRLNTDPHAPARFRAIGAPSNLDAFASAFQCKPTDPMVRTGDKRLVIW; the protein is encoded by the coding sequence TTGGTGTTCGTCGGCAATGTCGCTGCATGTCAGCCGGGCAGCGCGGCGCCTGTAGAGACTGCCAAAGCGGCGCATACGCGGCTCGTCGACGAATCCACGTTGCCGAAGCTCCCGCGTTTCGAGGTGTCCGATATCGATGCCAGCAAGCCCATCTGCCAGGACCTTGATGCGCACGTGAATGGCAAGTGGCTTTCGCAAAATCCAGTGCCTGCCGATAAGACTACGTGGGGCAGTTTCGAGATGCTCGACGAGCGGTCGCTTGCGGTGCAGAAGCAAATCGTGGAAGCTGCGGCGAAAGCGGGTGCAGCTTCAGGTACGGTGCAGCAGAAGATTGGCGATTTGTTCGCCGCGGGGATGAACGAAGCGAAGCTTCAGGAAGACGGACTTTCGCCTGTCAAACCGCTCCTCGGCGAGATCGATGGGCTGAAAGATCCCGCGGGCATTTCTTCGTACTTGCGGAGTCGATTTGCCAAGGGCCAGCAGTTCGTCTTTGGATTCGGCCCCGCCGAAGATTTCAAAGATGCCAAAAACGTAATCGGGTATGCGATGCAGGCGGGTTTGTCGCTGCCCGAAAAGGCGTATTACTCGGAAGAGAAATACCAGGACAAACGGGATGCATTCCTTTCGCATGTCGAACGGATGCTCGTTCTCGGAGGGGTCGATGCTGCCGCGGCAAAAACGCAGGCCAAGGCCGTATTGGTTTTCGAGACGCGACTGGCTGCGGCTTCGATGTCGCCCGTCGAGATGCGTGATCCGGCAAATCTCTACAACTTCGTGACGCTCGATCAAGCCGACAAGGCCACGCCGAACTTTTCCTGGACGAAGCTTTTCGAGGCCCAGCGGCTTTCGGGGGTGAAGGGTTTTTCTCTTTCCCAGCCGAAATTTTTCGCGGAATTCGACAAGATGCTCGTCGACGTTCCCGCCGCCGATTGGCAGGCGTATTTGCGTTATCACGTTCTCGTCGAAGCTGCCCCGTACCTGAACGATGCCGTCGCGGATGAACGTTTTGCGTTTTATGGCAAGGTGATGCGCGGGCAGGAGCAGCAGAAGCCGCGATGGAAGCGGGTTCTCGACACGATCAACGGCACGATGGGCGAAGCGCTCGGTCAGATCTACGTCGAGCAGGTTTTTCCGGAAGAATCGAAGACGCAAATGTTGGCGCTCGTGAACAACTTGCGTGAAGCGTTGAAAGTGCGGCTCGAAAAGCTCGATTGGATGAGCGCCGAAACCAAAGCGAAGGCGCTCGAGAAGTGGAGCACGTTCACGCCGAAGATTGGCTACCCGGACAAGTGGCGCGATTACTCGGGGCTAACGATTCGCCGCGACGATAGCTACTTGACGAGCGTCCTCGAGGCCGCTGCGTTCGAGAATGCGTTTCAGATGAGCAAGATTGGCAAGCCGGCCGATCCCAAGGAATGGGCGATGGCGCCGCAGGTGGTGAATGCATATTACAACCCGCTGAAGAACGAAATCGTTTTTCCTGCGGCCATTTTGCAACCGCCGTTTTTCGATCCCAAGGCCGATCCGGCCTTGAATTACGGCGGCATCGGGGCGGTCATCGGGCACGAAATGCTCCATGGATACGATGACATGGGCAGCCAATTCGATGCGCAGGGCAACAACAAGAATTGGTGGACCGAAGCCGACATGAAAAACTTCAAGGCTCGGACGGGCAAATTGGTTGCTCAATTCGACGAATACGTGGCCATCGACGATTTGCACGTCAAAGGCGAGCTCACGCTGGGCGAAAACATCGCCGACCTCGGAGGGCTCACCGTGGCATTCGATGCATTGAACCGGGCGCTCACGAACGTGCGCGTGGCGCAAATCGATGGTTATTCGCAGGAGCAGCGGTTTTTCTTGAATTGGGCAACGGTTTGGCGGCGCAACTATCGCCCCGAAGAATTGCGCGTCAGGCTCAACACCGATCCGCACGCTCCTGCGCGCTTCCGTGCGATAGGCGCCCCATCGAACCTCGACGCATTCGCCAGCGCCTTCCAATGCAAGCCGACCGACCCCATGGTGCGCACCGGCGACAAGCGGCTCGTGATTTGGTGA
- a CDS encoding carbonic anhydrase: MTSTTPRRSVHFQDALDRLRSGNQRFVHNVRSVEALASQSRRDALIQGQAPFAIVLSCSDSRVPSELVFDCGLGDLFVVRVAGNIVAPSIVGSVEFAAATFGTELVVVMGHSRCGAISATIDALVHGTKASSENVRDIVDRISPSIAELVREGRPDAASLAAAATRANIRASVNHLRHGSRVLEQRIAEGRLCVIGAEYAIETGRVDVFDVGQAY, encoded by the coding sequence ATGACAAGCACGACGCCTCGTCGCTCCGTACACTTTCAAGACGCGCTCGACCGTTTGCGATCGGGCAACCAGCGCTTCGTGCACAACGTTCGCAGCGTCGAAGCGCTGGCCAGCCAATCGCGGCGCGACGCATTGATTCAGGGCCAGGCCCCATTTGCGATCGTTTTGTCCTGCTCGGATTCACGCGTGCCATCGGAGCTGGTCTTCGATTGCGGTTTGGGCGATCTTTTCGTCGTCCGTGTCGCGGGCAATATCGTCGCTCCCTCCATCGTGGGCAGCGTCGAATTCGCCGCCGCGACGTTTGGCACCGAGCTCGTCGTCGTCATGGGACACTCGCGTTGCGGCGCCATATCCGCGACGATCGACGCGCTCGTTCATGGCACCAAAGCATCCTCCGAGAACGTACGTGACATCGTCGATCGCATCTCGCCTTCAATTGCCGAGCTCGTGCGTGAAGGGCGTCCCGATGCGGCATCCCTCGCCGCCGCAGCGACGCGCGCCAACATCCGCGCGTCGGTCAATCATCTCCGGCACGGCAGCCGCGTTCTGGAGCAACGCATTGCCGAAGGACGGCTATGCGTCATCGGCGCCGAATATGCCATCGAAACGGGTCGCGTCGATGTGTTCGACGTTGGGCAGGCATATTGA
- a CDS encoding MFS transporter, producing MRSPLLPIFLTVFVDVLGLTLILPLLPYYAKDYGASDFQVGLLTSVYAIAMFISGPILGRISDRVGRKPVLLASQLGTLIGWLVLAFSPSLEMLFVGRIISGLTAGNLSTAQAYISDVTKANEERTQAFGFFGIAFGLGFVLGPGITGLLTKSFADHADKLAKYRAPTLTAAGLSLLAILLTVFLLRPSKPAVRQSVTGRSSALVQFFTRPRTRALLGQFFLFSVSFAGLTGGLALYLQHNFQFGVEEASMIFGLSGFIGALVQGGLRKLAKKFGEERLAMVGLGSMAAGYFFLGPARHIAMLLVLVVVGSFGAAVVRPSLTTLITKAVAEEEQGSVLGVSQSLGSLAQAMGPAATTWLIGRDQITLFGVFCGGFSLLGCIVAAWRDRTDGIANQAHAEG from the coding sequence ATGCGATCTCCCCTGCTGCCCATCTTCCTCACGGTCTTCGTCGACGTCCTCGGTCTGACGCTGATCCTGCCGCTCTTGCCGTATTACGCGAAGGATTACGGGGCATCGGATTTTCAGGTCGGCCTTTTGACGTCGGTCTACGCCATCGCGATGTTCATCTCGGGGCCGATTCTCGGGCGCATCTCGGACCGCGTCGGCCGCAAGCCAGTTCTTCTCGCCAGCCAGCTCGGCACGCTCATCGGGTGGCTCGTGCTCGCGTTTTCCCCGAGCCTCGAGATGCTCTTCGTGGGTCGCATCATTTCGGGGTTGACTGCGGGCAACCTCAGCACGGCGCAGGCGTACATTTCGGATGTCACCAAAGCGAACGAAGAACGCACGCAGGCGTTCGGATTTTTCGGGATCGCGTTTGGTCTGGGTTTCGTGCTCGGTCCGGGCATCACGGGGCTCTTGACGAAGTCGTTCGCGGACCACGCGGACAAACTCGCCAAGTATCGAGCTCCAACGCTGACGGCTGCGGGTTTGTCGCTCCTCGCCATCCTTCTCACGGTGTTCCTGCTGCGACCGAGCAAACCGGCGGTTCGGCAATCCGTGACGGGTCGTTCATCGGCGCTCGTTCAGTTTTTCACGCGTCCCCGAACTCGCGCGCTGCTCGGCCAGTTTTTCCTATTCAGCGTTTCTTTTGCAGGTTTGACGGGGGGTTTGGCGCTGTACCTTCAACACAACTTTCAGTTTGGCGTTGAAGAGGCGAGCATGATTTTCGGTTTGTCCGGGTTCATCGGCGCGCTCGTTCAAGGCGGACTGCGCAAGCTGGCCAAGAAGTTTGGCGAAGAACGCCTGGCCATGGTGGGTCTCGGGTCGATGGCTGCCGGATACTTTTTCCTCGGACCAGCACGCCACATCGCGATGCTTCTCGTGCTCGTCGTGGTCGGGTCGTTCGGTGCAGCCGTGGTGCGCCCAAGCCTCACGACGCTGATTACGAAAGCGGTTGCGGAAGAAGAACAAGGCTCGGTGCTCGGCGTGAGTCAGTCGCTTGGAAGCTTGGCGCAAGCGATGGGACCGGCCGCGACGACGTGGCTCATTGGACGCGACCAGATCACGCTGTTCGGCGTCTTCTGCGGAGGATTCAGCCTGCTCGGATGCATCGTGGCCGCGTGGCGTGACCGTACCGATGGCATCGCGAATCAGGCGCATGCCGAAGGGTAG
- a CDS encoding DUF1275 domain-containing protein, whose translation MSVVMHSQSEVLSIRHGVSWALLALAAGAVNAGAFIASGRFVSHVTGIVTNVGLDVGLWALMAEYGLVLVSFIGGAMASVLLLQGRAYRGKRPLHAVALGLVAVVLAAAAIAGHFGVFGVSGGQVEETTDFALLCTLAFAMGLMNASVASSTALAVRTTHATGPLTDFGVHLATAWLTTGEERKKSLQLAALRGSKVAAFGMGAALMVPAMKTLGFLAFAFPAFIVLVATARSFAPHALDVPLVVMPAPQKKGMH comes from the coding sequence ATGTCTGTCGTGATGCATTCGCAGTCGGAAGTTTTGTCGATTCGACATGGAGTAAGTTGGGCGCTGCTCGCGCTGGCTGCTGGAGCGGTCAATGCGGGCGCGTTCATTGCGTCGGGGCGATTCGTTTCACACGTGACCGGCATCGTGACGAACGTCGGGCTCGACGTTGGTTTATGGGCGCTCATGGCCGAATACGGCCTCGTGCTCGTGTCGTTCATTGGCGGCGCAATGGCGTCCGTGCTCTTGCTCCAGGGGCGTGCGTATCGCGGAAAACGCCCGCTTCATGCAGTGGCGCTGGGTCTCGTTGCCGTCGTGCTCGCGGCCGCAGCCATTGCGGGGCATTTCGGCGTATTTGGCGTATCGGGCGGGCAAGTCGAAGAAACGACGGATTTTGCGTTGCTCTGCACCCTCGCATTCGCCATGGGACTCATGAATGCCAGCGTGGCTTCGAGCACGGCGCTTGCCGTACGCACGACCCATGCAACCGGTCCTCTCACGGACTTTGGCGTGCACTTGGCGACGGCGTGGCTCACGACGGGCGAAGAACGGAAAAAGTCGCTTCAGCTCGCGGCATTGCGTGGGAGCAAAGTCGCCGCATTCGGTATGGGCGCCGCGCTGATGGTGCCTGCCATGAAGACGCTCGGCTTTCTCGCATTCGCGTTTCCGGCGTTCATCGTGCTCGTCGCGACGGCACGTAGTTTTGCACCACATGCGCTCGACGTACCGCTCGTCGTCATGCCGGCGCCTCAGAAGAAAGGAATGCACTGA
- the allB gene encoding allantoinase AllB yields the protein MSTAPSHESDAFALRSERVLVGGKFESALVVVRGERIEAVMPPHADIGPNVAVHDVGNHVLMPGLVDTHVHVNEPGRTEWEGFETATRAAASGGITTIVDMPLNCSPVTTSTRALDQKLASLAGSSPTPGNELYIDTAFWGGAIPNNQHELRSLAEAGVRGCKAFLIDSGIDEFPHVGEEDLRLAMRELERAGIPLIAHAELDVGAPAAASNDVRRYSHYLASRPPEWEVAAIELLIRLCRETGCPVHIVHLSAAAAIPLIQAAKASGLPLTAETCPHYLCLHAEDIPDGATNYKCAPPIRDRDNCDKLWQALREGVLDAVVSDHSPCAPALKKLDVGDFMQAWGGIASLSLGLGTVWHEAFARGFEPATMGLWMSERTAKLAGLSGKKGSIARGADADFVVWDPDAEMEIGPDLLFFKHKQSPFVGRKARGRVMETWLRGRRIFDIGEGKPNFGPTAGKSINSRR from the coding sequence ATGTCCACCGCGCCAAGCCATGAATCAGACGCGTTTGCTCTGCGTTCGGAACGCGTTCTCGTCGGGGGCAAATTCGAAAGTGCCCTCGTCGTCGTTCGAGGTGAGCGGATAGAAGCCGTGATGCCGCCACACGCGGACATCGGGCCGAATGTCGCGGTGCACGACGTCGGCAATCACGTGCTGATGCCGGGCCTCGTGGATACGCACGTGCACGTGAACGAGCCAGGACGAACCGAATGGGAGGGTTTCGAGACGGCGACGCGGGCGGCCGCGAGCGGGGGGATTACGACGATCGTCGACATGCCGCTGAACTGTTCGCCGGTGACGACGAGCACGCGAGCGCTCGATCAGAAGCTCGCATCGCTCGCGGGGAGCTCCCCTACCCCCGGCAATGAGCTGTACATCGACACGGCGTTTTGGGGCGGAGCCATTCCGAACAATCAGCACGAATTGCGAAGTCTCGCAGAAGCAGGCGTGCGAGGATGCAAAGCATTTCTCATCGATTCGGGCATTGATGAATTTCCTCATGTGGGCGAAGAGGACCTGCGCCTCGCCATGCGGGAGCTCGAACGGGCGGGCATACCTCTGATTGCGCATGCCGAGCTCGACGTTGGTGCGCCAGCGGCTGCTTCGAATGACGTTCGGCGCTATTCGCATTATCTTGCGTCGCGGCCTCCGGAATGGGAGGTCGCCGCCATCGAGCTGCTCATTCGTTTGTGCCGAGAAACGGGGTGCCCCGTGCACATCGTGCATCTTTCGGCAGCGGCAGCGATTCCGCTGATACAGGCAGCAAAAGCCAGTGGATTGCCACTCACTGCGGAAACGTGTCCGCATTATTTGTGTTTGCACGCCGAGGACATTCCAGATGGCGCAACGAACTACAAGTGCGCTCCGCCGATTCGGGACCGAGACAACTGCGACAAACTTTGGCAAGCGCTGCGCGAAGGCGTTCTGGACGCCGTCGTTTCGGATCATTCGCCGTGCGCGCCAGCATTGAAAAAGCTCGACGTGGGCGACTTCATGCAAGCTTGGGGCGGCATTGCATCGCTTTCGTTGGGCCTCGGGACGGTTTGGCACGAAGCGTTTGCTCGCGGATTCGAGCCTGCGACGATGGGCCTTTGGATGAGCGAGCGCACGGCGAAGCTGGCGGGGTTGTCTGGCAAAAAAGGCAGCATTGCCCGTGGAGCCGACGCGGATTTCGTCGTTTGGGATCCGGATGCCGAAATGGAAATCGGCCCCGATCTCCTTTTTTTCAAACACAAGCAATCACCGTTCGTCGGTCGCAAAGCGCGTGGTCGCGTGATGGAAACGTGGCTTCGCGGAAGACGCATCTTTGATATTGGCGAAGGCAAACCCAACTTCGGGCCCACCGCAGGCAAAAGCATCAATTCGAGGAGATGA
- the nhaR gene encoding transcriptional activator NhaR has protein sequence MEWVNYHHLLYFWVVAREGGLVPAAKLLRLSHPTVSAQIHALENQLGEKLFVKTGRKLALTEMGRIVFRYADEIFTLGREMIDTVKGRSTGQPLRLDVGVVDVLPKLVIRRLLTPALELPERVRLSCQEDSYEKLLADLALHSLDIVISDAPVPPGSSVRAFNHLLGTSDVSFFGTEALTAEYKRGFPGSLDGAPMLLPFENTTLRRSLNQWFDQHDIKPRVVAEFEDSALLKVFGGDGYGLFPAATVVEKEVMAQYRVEIVGRTREVKEQFYAISVERRLVHPAVVAISEAARKGLFAKSMM, from the coding sequence ATGGAGTGGGTCAACTATCACCATCTGCTGTACTTTTGGGTCGTTGCACGTGAGGGAGGGCTCGTGCCGGCAGCGAAGCTCTTGCGGTTGTCGCACCCCACGGTGAGCGCGCAAATTCATGCGCTCGAAAACCAGCTTGGAGAAAAGCTTTTCGTGAAGACGGGGCGCAAGTTGGCGCTGACGGAAATGGGAAGGATCGTATTTCGGTACGCGGACGAGATATTCACGCTGGGCCGGGAAATGATCGACACGGTGAAGGGACGATCGACCGGGCAGCCGCTGCGTTTGGATGTGGGTGTGGTGGATGTGTTGCCGAAGCTCGTGATTCGCCGGCTTTTGACCCCGGCGCTCGAGCTGCCCGAGCGAGTGCGGCTTTCGTGCCAGGAGGATTCGTACGAGAAGTTATTGGCGGACTTGGCGCTGCATTCGCTGGACATCGTCATTTCGGATGCGCCGGTGCCGCCGGGATCGAGCGTACGGGCATTCAATCATTTGCTTGGGACGAGCGACGTGAGTTTTTTTGGCACCGAAGCGCTCACGGCCGAGTACAAGCGAGGTTTTCCTGGGTCGCTCGATGGTGCGCCCATGCTTTTACCCTTCGAGAACACGACGCTGCGACGATCGCTCAATCAATGGTTCGATCAGCACGACATCAAGCCGCGGGTGGTTGCGGAATTCGAGGACAGTGCGCTTTTGAAGGTTTTCGGAGGGGACGGTTATGGGCTTTTTCCTGCAGCGACCGTGGTCGAAAAGGAGGTGATGGCGCAATACCGGGTGGAGATCGTTGGACGAACGCGCGAAGTGAAGGAACAATTTTATGCGATATCGGTCGAGCGGCGTCTCGTGCATCCGGCCGTCGTCGCCATTTCGGAGGCTGCGCGAAAAGGTTTGTTTGCGAAGAGCATGATGTGA
- the alc gene encoding allantoicase, with product MQHHQVGFTGLLNLASESLGTEIVGTNDDFFAEATNLVKDAPAVFLPDEYTDRGKWMDGWESRRKRGEGHDNFGADRCILRLGVPGRIRAVDIDTAFFLGNHPPFAELEGTIADPAAMYETLNGLPSSDNPRDGWVPILPQVPLGPGRQNLFASESDRAFTHVRLSIFPDGGVARLRLWGNAAPSLGVPFVEPGVEGLLSGEMDLAALRNGGLALACSDAFFGPMNNLIAPGRAKNMGQGWETKRRRTPGSDWILLRLGQVGQVGLVEVDTNHFKGNYPDRCALWGIHAPHAKITDLMLTKDWECILPESKLSASHRHFFRDQIQARGPFSHVKLQIFPDGGVSRLRVYGKPLEPSRT from the coding sequence GTGCAACATCACCAAGTGGGTTTTACCGGCCTCTTGAACCTTGCCTCGGAATCGTTGGGGACCGAAATCGTCGGCACCAATGACGATTTTTTCGCCGAAGCAACGAACCTCGTCAAAGACGCGCCGGCCGTCTTTTTGCCCGATGAATACACCGATCGCGGCAAATGGATGGATGGTTGGGAGAGCCGGCGAAAACGCGGCGAAGGGCATGACAACTTCGGCGCTGATCGCTGCATTTTGCGTCTGGGCGTGCCTGGGCGCATTCGAGCCGTGGACATCGATACGGCGTTTTTCCTGGGGAATCATCCACCGTTCGCGGAGCTGGAAGGCACGATTGCCGATCCCGCAGCGATGTACGAAACATTGAATGGATTGCCGTCGAGCGACAACCCGCGCGATGGTTGGGTTCCCATTTTGCCGCAGGTGCCGCTCGGTCCGGGCAGGCAAAATCTTTTTGCTTCGGAATCGGACAGGGCCTTCACGCACGTTCGGTTGTCGATTTTTCCCGATGGCGGCGTGGCTCGATTGCGCTTGTGGGGCAACGCAGCCCCGAGCCTTGGCGTGCCATTCGTAGAGCCCGGTGTCGAGGGATTGCTTTCAGGCGAAATGGACTTGGCAGCGCTGCGAAATGGTGGTTTGGCGCTCGCGTGCAGCGATGCGTTTTTCGGCCCGATGAACAATTTGATAGCGCCTGGTCGAGCGAAGAACATGGGTCAGGGCTGGGAAACGAAGCGGCGTCGCACGCCGGGATCCGATTGGATTTTGCTTCGTTTGGGTCAGGTGGGTCAGGTGGGCCTCGTCGAAGTGGACACGAATCACTTCAAAGGCAACTATCCGGATCGCTGTGCGCTTTGGGGAATTCACGCGCCTCACGCCAAAATCACGGACTTGATGCTGACCAAAGACTGGGAATGCATTCTGCCGGAGAGCAAGCTCAGCGCGAGCCACCGTCACTTTTTCCGTGATCAAATCCAGGCGCGTGGCCCGTTCAGCCATGTAAAACTGCAAATCTTCCCCGATGGTGGCGTAAGTCGCTTGCGCGTGTATGGCAAACCTTTGGAGCCGAGTCGCACATGA
- a CDS encoding PAS domain S-box protein: protein MDDKHPVPAFDMMEFFQKAPALMCVLDMENRMLHPNEAWTRVTGHAVKDLHGSLVDERLHPDDRDPARRTSRISLEAQGAIVQESRFRCADGTYRWIEWTMRVIFDRALVYCCARAVDQPRRATVTAARRLETYLRRAPVAMIEIDTERGITEWSTGAEKMFGYARSEALGKGLIDLVVPEHLRTQVREVSAQLRENRSSDGGRFGVGTNVTKDGRFIHCEWHNAPITDDDGKVRAILSIAIDITEVEKQRARAEESVARFDLLMRGSRSGFWDFKPRDPKNPIDADAPIFVSDGILRILGLNENNAPKTIVELGRYNHPDDHDLVANEFHAHLSERRTESYLEYRLLHADGSIVWVGSTWYALWNDEGGLVRFAVSCSDISDRKLAEADQREKLALIERQAMAIRELSTPILEVHEGVLCLPVIGVVDSGRAAEMMNLTLGAVVAEQARFLIIDLTGVPVLDTSTADRLLAIARAAGLVGAQTVITGLQPAVAQTVVTLGVGMGEVKTLRNLKDGLRYCLRHKQQR from the coding sequence ATGGACGACAAGCACCCGGTTCCCGCCTTCGACATGATGGAGTTTTTCCAGAAAGCACCCGCGCTCATGTGCGTGCTCGACATGGAAAATCGTATGCTGCACCCGAACGAAGCGTGGACACGCGTCACCGGTCATGCCGTGAAAGACCTGCACGGCTCGCTCGTCGACGAACGGTTGCATCCCGATGATCGCGATCCCGCACGGCGCACATCGCGGATCTCGCTCGAAGCGCAAGGCGCGATCGTTCAGGAGTCGCGGTTTCGCTGCGCCGATGGGACGTACCGCTGGATCGAATGGACCATGCGCGTCATCTTCGATCGCGCCCTCGTGTACTGCTGTGCGCGTGCGGTCGATCAGCCCAGGCGCGCGACCGTCACCGCCGCTCGAAGGCTCGAAACATACCTGCGTCGAGCACCCGTCGCGATGATCGAAATCGACACCGAACGCGGGATCACCGAATGGAGCACCGGCGCGGAGAAGATGTTCGGGTACGCGCGCAGCGAAGCCCTCGGCAAGGGACTCATCGACCTCGTCGTTCCCGAACATCTGCGCACGCAAGTGCGCGAGGTCAGCGCTCAGCTTCGAGAGAATCGATCCTCCGATGGGGGGCGATTCGGCGTCGGGACGAACGTCACCAAGGACGGTCGCTTCATCCACTGCGAATGGCATAACGCGCCGATCACCGACGACGACGGCAAGGTCCGCGCAATCCTCTCGATCGCCATCGACATCACCGAAGTCGAGAAGCAGCGGGCCCGCGCCGAAGAAAGCGTCGCGCGCTTCGACTTGCTCATGCGCGGATCACGCAGCGGATTCTGGGACTTCAAACCTCGCGATCCCAAAAATCCGATCGACGCGGATGCCCCGATCTTCGTGTCCGATGGCATCTTGCGCATTCTCGGCTTGAACGAAAACAACGCCCCGAAAACCATCGTCGAGCTCGGTCGCTACAACCATCCCGACGATCACGATCTCGTTGCGAACGAGTTTCATGCGCACCTCAGCGAGCGGCGCACCGAGTCGTACTTGGAGTACAGACTGCTGCACGCCGATGGTTCCATCGTTTGGGTCGGTTCGACGTGGTACGCGCTTTGGAACGACGAAGGCGGGCTCGTCAGGTTTGCCGTCTCGTGCTCGGACATCTCCGACCGCAAGCTGGCCGAAGCAGATCAGCGTGAAAAGCTGGCCCTCATCGAACGCCAAGCGATGGCGATTCGAGAGCTGTCCACGCCCATCCTCGAAGTGCACGAAGGCGTGTTGTGCTTGCCGGTCATCGGCGTCGTCGACAGCGGTCGCGCTGCCGAAATGATGAACCTGACGCTGGGCGCCGTCGTTGCGGAACAAGCGCGCTTTCTGATCATCGACCTCACGGGTGTCCCCGTGCTCGATACCTCGACCGCGGACAGGCTGCTTGCCATCGCTCGCGCCGCGGGCCTCGTCGGCGCGCAGACGGTCATCACCGGGCTTCAGCCGGCCGTCGCACAAACCGTCGTCACCCTCGGAGTCGGCATGGGTGAGGTCAAGACGCTACGAAACCTGAAAGATGGTCTGCGCTACTGTCTTCGCCATAAGCAGCAGCGATGA
- the tsaD gene encoding tRNA (adenosine(37)-N6)-threonylcarbamoyltransferase complex transferase subunit TsaD: MRVLGIETSCDETAAAIVTDTGVVLSDVVRSQIAIHAPYGGIVPEIAARDHTRSIVPVIREALDRAGMQLSDVDGIAVTSRPGLSGALLVGLSTAKGLSFSIDRPIVGVDHLVGHLLAVFLQRGESSTEVPAYPYLALLASGGHTALYRVDAPRLDAIREIGATRDDAAGEAFDKVGKLLGLGYPGGPIVDKLAATGDGSRAADALPKTTAYRKNLEFSFSGLKSSIARYVASVDRPIEGQALHDLCAAFQSAVVETLVGKTLLAARSEGLGRVVLAGGVAANRGLRTRMAERCKSAKLSLFVPPVASCTDNAAMIAYAGAQRLVAGEHDGMELAPSTKTALERVTRKGGGPR, from the coding sequence ATGCGGGTTTTAGGCATTGAGACGTCTTGTGACGAAACCGCTGCGGCCATCGTGACCGACACGGGCGTCGTGTTGTCCGACGTCGTGCGTAGTCAAATTGCCATCCATGCTCCTTATGGCGGCATCGTCCCTGAAATCGCCGCGCGTGACCACACGCGCTCGATCGTGCCCGTCATTCGCGAAGCGCTCGATCGTGCAGGCATGCAGCTATCGGACGTCGATGGCATCGCGGTCACGTCGAGACCTGGGCTTTCAGGAGCGCTGCTCGTGGGTTTGTCCACGGCCAAAGGTTTGTCCTTCTCGATCGATCGTCCCATCGTCGGCGTCGATCATCTGGTGGGGCATCTTTTGGCGGTATTTCTGCAGCGAGGCGAAAGCTCCACGGAGGTGCCTGCATATCCGTATTTGGCGCTGCTTGCATCCGGTGGGCATACCGCCCTTTACCGCGTCGACGCCCCGCGGCTCGATGCGATTCGTGAGATCGGCGCGACGCGAGACGATGCGGCCGGCGAAGCGTTCGACAAGGTGGGCAAGCTCTTGGGTCTCGGATATCCCGGGGGGCCCATCGTGGACAAACTCGCAGCCACGGGGGACGGATCGCGTGCCGCGGATGCATTGCCCAAAACGACGGCGTATCGCAAGAATCTAGAATTTAGTTTTTCAGGGCTAAAAAGCTCGATAGCGCGTTACGTTGCGTCGGTAGATCGTCCCATCGAGGGTCAAGCATTGCACGATTTGTGTGCGGCGTTTCAATCGGCCGTCGTGGAGACGCTCGTGGGGAAAACGTTGCTCGCGGCGCGCAGCGAAGGGCTCGGGCGTGTGGTGTTGGCGGGAGGAGTTGCGGCGAATCGTGGATTGCGCACGCGAATGGCGGAGCGATGCAAGAGCGCGAAGCTGTCGCTGTTCGTACCGCCGGTGGCGAGCTGCACGGACAATGCGGCCATGATTGCATACGCGGGCGCGCAGCGGCTCGTAGCGGGCGAGCATGACGGAATGGAGCTTGCGCCGTCGACGAAAACGGCGCTGGAGAGGGTTACGCGCAAAGGCGGCGGGCCGCGGTGA